One Deltaproteobacteria bacterium genomic window, GCTTGAGATCCTCGAGCAGCGCGAGCGAGAGGTCGCGCATCTGCGCGCCCGGGCCGCCCTCGGGAGGCTTGGTGCCGCTCTTCTCGGCGACGTACGCCTCGAACTTGAGCAGCGCGTCGCGCGTCTTCTGGGCGTCGTAGCTCTGGAGGAGCGGGGTGAGCGCGTCGCGCTTGAGCGTGAGCAGCCGCGGCGCTTCGACCTTCCCGAACTCTGGATGCGGCAAGCCGACCTCGCCCGGGCCGAACGCGCCGAGGAAGCCTTCGTCGAGCGCCTTGTGCTGGTAGGGCACGAGGTCGAGGAAGAGCGTGAAGGCATCCACGCCTTGCTTCACCGCGGCGATCTCTTCCTCGCCGAGCGGCGGGAACTTCTCGGGCGCGCCGATGAAGAGGAGCGGGAACGCGAGCCCTTCCCAGAAGTCATCCGGCGCGACGCCCGTGTACGCGGTGGCTGCGCTCAGCGTGACCACCAGCTCCACCAGCCGCGGCGCGCGCGCGAGCTGGGCCACGATGGGCTGGTTCGGATCCAGCCGCGACATGCCGCCCACCAGCTGCTGCTCGATCTGCTGCGCGACCTGAGGCGGGAGCTTGCTGCCCACGCGGCTGAGCGCATCGCGCACCTCGCGCGAGACGGCGTCCGGCTTCATGTCCCACGCGGCCTTGGCCTTGTTGGGATCGAGCACCAGGAACTGCAGCATCCCGGGGTCGAAGAGCTGCCGGTAGGCCTCGGCGTCGAGGCGGCGCTGCTGGCCCGCGCTGGGCGCGAAGCGGGCCTGGGCGAGCGCCTTGCGGATGTCGCCGGAGATGGTGTCGAGCAGCGCGAGGTTCGCCTTGCCCAGCGCCTCGAGGACCGCGCCGAGCGGCGAGAGCATGAGCAGCGCGTCGGGGAAGCCGACCATCGCCGTCTCGGGCGCATCGCGGTGCGGGAACCAGAAGCCGCCATCGCCCTCGGCCAGCCGCTCGCCGAACGCGGCAGCGAGCCCCAGCGCCACGGTCGCGTGCTCGGGCCGCCGCGGATCGAACGCGCCGCCCAGCAAGCGGGCGATGCCCTTCTCGGTGTCGGCCCAGCTGTCCTTGTAGAGGTCGACGGTCTTGCCGAGCACCTGGCTGAGCGTGGACTGGAGCTGTTGCAGCGCGGCGTTCAGGTGCGGCGGGATCGGACGAGGAGCCATGGGGCCGCAAACATACTCACGCCAGGCCTCGGTGTGCGCGTTGTTTTGGGCGGCGGGGCGAGTGACGGCCTGATGCGCGCGTCGGACACCGCAAGTAGGATGCGCGCGATGCCGTTCGAGCTGACAGGCCAGGTGAGGGCCACCGAGATTCTTCGCGGCGCGCTGGAGCGCGGCCAGGTCCACCACGCGTACCTGTTCGGCGGACCGGAGGGCGCCGGGAAGGAGCTGGCGGCGCTCCGGTTCGTGCAGGCGCTCAACTGCGAGAAGGCCCAGGGCGTCGCGTGCGGCACCTGCGGCGAGTGCAAGCGCATCGCGAACCACGGCCACCCCGACGTGAACTGGGTGATGCCCGAGCAGGAGCTGATCGCGCGCAAGCTCGCCGGCCGCACCGACTTCTCCGATGCACCCTCGCGCGACATCCGCGTGGCCCAGGTGCGAAAGCTGATCGAGCGGCTGGCGTTGAAGGCGCTCACCGCGCGGCGCAAGGCCGCCGTGCTGGTGCGCGCGGAGCGGATGAATCCCCAAGCGCAGAACGCGCTGCTCAAGACCCTCGAAGAGCCGCCGCCGGAGACCACGCTGATCCTCGTGACCTCCGCGCCCGACGCGCTCTTGCCCACCATTCGCTCGCGTTGCCTGCGCGTGCCGTTCGTGCCGCTGCCGCTGGAGCAGGTGGCAGCCGAGGTCGCGCTGCAGCGGAAGCTGCCCATGAGCACGGCCACCCTTTGCGCGCGACTGGCGCAGGGCTCGCTCTCGCGCGCGCTGGAGCTCGACGCCGACCGGCTCGCCGAGCGCGCCGAGCTCTTCCGCGACGTGGCCTCGCTCAAGCACGACGACGCCCGACCCGCGCTGGCTTTGGCGGAGCGGCTCTCGGAGCGGCCCGAGGCGGAGTGGGCGCTGGGCATGCTCGAGCTCTGGCTGCGCGATCAGCTCTTGCTCGCCGACGGCCTCGACGATGCGTCCATCGCGAACGTGGACCTGCGCGCGGATCTGGATCGCGCGGTCGCCAATCAGCAGAGCTCGCGGTTGTTGACGCGGCTGGACGCCGTCCACGCGGCGCAGGAGAACATCAAGAAGAACGGCTCGCCGCGCCTGCAGCTGGAGCGGCTCTTCCTGGAGTACCTGCCGTGACCGACGTGGAGCCGCTGCTCGCCGACATCGCGAAGGGCAAGGCGCTGCCCGTGTACCTCGTCGTGGGCGAGGAGTTCTTGGCGCGGAAGGCAGCCCAAGAGCTCGTCGACGCGCTCGTGCCCAAGAACATGCAGGGGCTGAACCTGACGGTGATGGACGCGCCCTCGCCGGTCGACGTCGCGCGCGATCTGGCCACGCTGCCCATGTTCCGCGGCGCGAAGGTCGTCTGGGCGCGCGAGCCGGAGTTCTTGCTGCCGAAGAAGGGCCGCGTCGACGCGCTGTCGAAGGCGCGCGAGGCCTGGCTCGCCAATCGCCGCAAGGACGCTGCGCGTCGCGTGCTCGGCATCGCCGCGCGTGCGGGCTGGACCGCGGCGCAGCTGGATCCCTCGGCGCCGGGCGGCGTCGGGCGCGAGGCGTGGAAGCAAGAGCTCGACATCGATCTCGCCGACGTGGACATGGCCTTCCTGGCCGATGTCGCGCGCTTCTGCAAAGAAGAGGGGCTGACCGCGCCCGAGGGCGACGCGTCGGTGCTCGAGGCGCTGCTCGCGCAGGGCTTGCCCAAGGGGCACGCGCTGGTGATCGAGGCCTCGGCCGTCGACGGCCGGAGCGGGCTCTACAAGAAGCTCGCGGAGCTCGGCGAGGTCGTGGAGCGCAAGGTGGAGCGCGAGCTGCGCAAGCTCGACATCCGCGACCAGGTGGCCGAGGCGCTCGCGCCCTTCAAGAAGCGCATGGGCAACGAAGCCCAGGACATGCTCAAGGCGCTCTGCGGCGGCAACATGCGGCTGCTCGCGAGCGAGGTGGAGAAGCTGGCGCTGTACGTCGGCGAGCGGCCCACCATCGAGCCCGACGACGTGAAGCTCCTCGTGCTCCGCGCGCGCGAAGAGGAGTTTCTGGAGCTCGCGAACGCCGTCCAATCGCGCGATGTGCGCGGCGCGCTGGCGTATGTCGACGAGGCGCTGGGGCAGGGGACGCACGGGCTGCAGATCGTCGGCGCGCTGGCGAGCATCCTGCGCCGGCTGATCGACGACAAGGAGCGCTACGCGCGCATGAAGCTCGCGAGTCGCCTGAACTACCGCGACTTCCAGGACGACGTGTACCCGGAGCTCTCGGACGACGCGAAGGCCACGGGCAAGAAGCCGCCGCATCCGTACGTCGCGTTCCTGGGGTTCCAGGCCCAGGCGCGGTTCTCCCGAGCCGAGCTCCTGGGGCTGCTGCGAGCCGTGGGCGAGTGCGACCTGGAGCTGAAGACCTCGGCGCCTCAACAGGTTGCGCTCGAGCGCGTGCTGCTCCGACTTCGCGCGGCCTGAAGCAGATCTGAATCTTCGATCCGTTTGCACACCACTGACGCACCGTGCGTTGGGAGGGCCGAAGCCCCGCTCGGCCCAATCTTGGCCAGCCGGGAATGACCCGGTTGGGGTGGGGCGCCCCTTTGGAAGTCGCGCAGAAACGTGTGCAGGATCACGGACTTTTTGGCTTGGCGTGGCGCATACCGAACCTGGGCGCCCGCATTTGCGGATTCGATGTGGGATGAGGTAGTAGGCCCGCACTTCTGAACACTGGGACGCGAGACCGGCGCGTCTTGGACCTGTGGAGGCAGCACATGCGTTGGCACGTGTCGATGGCAGCGGGGGCGCTCCTGGCGCTCGCTCTTTTGATCAGTGGCTGCGGATCTACGTGCGGCCCGGGCAACTGCAGCGGCTGTTGTGACGCCAGCGGCACCTGCCAGCAGCCGTCCGATGCGACGTGCGGCGTGCAAGGCGCGGCCTGCAACCAGTGCCTCGGCGCCCAGCACTGCCAGACCATCCTCGGCCAGTGCCTCTTCGGCGGCACCGGCGCGAACGGCAACAGCGGCAGCGGCACCAACAGCAACGGCAACGGCAGCAACGGCACCTCGTCGACCAACGGGACCAACACCAACTCGACGAACGGCACCTCGTCGACCAACGGGACCAGCACCAACTCGACGAACGGCACCTCGTCGACCAACGGGACGAACACCAACGGCACCACGGGGAGCTGCTTGGCGTCTGGCAATACCTGCACCTCTTCGTCGCAGTGCTGCACCGGCTCGTGCGTGTCGGGCTACGACATCTGCTGCTACGCGAACGGCACCTATGGCCAGTACGCGTCCTACTGCTGCTCGGGATACGTGAACTCCAGCGGCTACTGCGAGGTGAACACCACCGGTGGTTCAACGGGCACCACCAGCACCACCTCGACGACCACCGGCACCACGGGCTCGACCGGCTCGACGGGCGCGTACTGCACCAACTCCGTGCAGTGCGGCGGCGACTACTACTGCGAGGGGAATGCCTGCACCTATATCGCTGGCTACAACTGCAGCCAGGGCGTGTGCGGCACCTCGACGGACTGCGGCTCGGGGTACTCCTGCGTGAGCAACTGCTGCGTGTACGGCAGCACCACGGGCACCACCACCGGGACGACGGGCACCACGGGCTCGTACTGCACGAACTCAGT contains:
- the holB gene encoding DNA polymerase III subunit delta' — its product is MPFELTGQVRATEILRGALERGQVHHAYLFGGPEGAGKELAALRFVQALNCEKAQGVACGTCGECKRIANHGHPDVNWVMPEQELIARKLAGRTDFSDAPSRDIRVAQVRKLIERLALKALTARRKAAVLVRAERMNPQAQNALLKTLEEPPPETTLILVTSAPDALLPTIRSRCLRVPFVPLPLEQVAAEVALQRKLPMSTATLCARLAQGSLSRALELDADRLAERAELFRDVASLKHDDARPALALAERLSERPEAEWALGMLELWLRDQLLLADGLDDASIANVDLRADLDRAVANQQSSRLLTRLDAVHAAQENIKKNGSPRLQLERLFLEYLP
- a CDS encoding DNA polymerase III subunit delta, translated to MTDVEPLLADIAKGKALPVYLVVGEEFLARKAAQELVDALVPKNMQGLNLTVMDAPSPVDVARDLATLPMFRGAKVVWAREPEFLLPKKGRVDALSKAREAWLANRRKDAARRVLGIAARAGWTAAQLDPSAPGGVGREAWKQELDIDLADVDMAFLADVARFCKEEGLTAPEGDASVLEALLAQGLPKGHALVIEASAVDGRSGLYKKLAELGEVVERKVERELRKLDIRDQVAEALAPFKKRMGNEAQDMLKALCGGNMRLLASEVEKLALYVGERPTIEPDDVKLLVLRAREEEFLELANAVQSRDVRGALAYVDEALGQGTHGLQIVGALASILRRLIDDKERYARMKLASRLNYRDFQDDVYPELSDDAKATGKKPPHPYVAFLGFQAQARFSRAELLGLLRAVGECDLELKTSAPQQVALERVLLRLRAA